The segment CAGCGATGTGCAGAAGGCCATCCAGGAGGCTGCCCTCGAGGCGGCCCGTTACCAGAAGGCCCTGGCCCGCGCGGGAATGGACGACGGCACCGCCCTCCGCTACCTTTCCTCCCTGGGGGTGAAGGTGGAGATCACCGATCCCCTGGCCTATCTCCGGTCCCAGGGCGTGCAGGTCACGGTCCTGACGCCCCTGGAGATCGGCCGCTTCCGGGAGCGGGTGTCGGGCGTGGTCCAGCGGTGGATGGGGGAGATTGGGGGGACCCTGATCGTCCAGGCGGAGGCGGATAAGAAGCGGGCCAAGTGATGCTGCGCAAGGTAGAGGAAACCCTCTTGGCCCTGCTCCTGGGCGGCATGGCCACCTTGGCCTTCGCCAACGTGCTTACCCGCTACTTCCTGCGCTATCCCCTGGCCTTCACGGAGGAACTCCTGGTGAACGCCTTTGTCTGGGCCACCCTGCTGGGCGTGGCCATCGGTTTGCGGGAGGGCCAGGAGGGTGCCCACATCCGCTTTGTGGCCCTCACGGAGGTTCTCCCTGCGCCCTGGCGCCGGGGTTTCGTCGCCCTGGGCTTTGCCGTGTTTGCCCTCCTCTTCCTGCTCTTGGCCCTTTTGGCCTGGAGGCAGGCCCAGGACGACCTCCTCCTCAGGACCACCTCCCCCTCCCTGGGCCTGCCCAATGCGGTCTACACCCTGCCCACCCCCTTCCTGGCCCTCTGGGTGGCCTTTCGTGCCTTAGAAGGGGTGTGGCGGAGCCTCCGGGGGTAGGTGGATGGGGCTCGGGATCCTCCTCATAGGGCTCTTTCTTGCCCTTCTCCTGTTGCGCGTCCCCGTGGCCGCTGCCCTGGGGGCCAGCGCCGTTTGCGTGATTGCTGCCGGGGGGCTTGGGCTTCAGGTGGTTTCCTTCAACTTCCAGGCGGGCATTGCCAAGTTTCCCCTGCTGGCCATCCCCTTCTTCATCCTGGCTGGAGCGGTGATGGACCGGGCCGGCATCGCCGAGAGGATCGTGCGCCTTCTGCTGGCCCTCATGGGGGGATGGCGGGCGGGGGCGGCGATAACCACGGTTCTGGCC is part of the Thermus caldilimi genome and harbors:
- a CDS encoding TRAP transporter small permease, which encodes MLRKVEETLLALLLGGMATLAFANVLTRYFLRYPLAFTEELLVNAFVWATLLGVAIGLREGQEGAHIRFVALTEVLPAPWRRGFVALGFAVFALLFLLLALLAWRQAQDDLLLRTTSPSLGLPNAVYTLPTPFLALWVAFRALEGVWRSLRG